CCCGGTTAATAACCGTTTTGATTTCAGCGTGTTCACCGTATTTGGCCAGTATCTTGATGACCCCGTAGGCATCCGTCAATGAGGTGGGTTCGGTGGTAGTAACAATAATTACTTCCTGTGCAGCAGCCAAAAAACCTACCACTACCCGGGAAATGCCTGCACCGGTATCGATAAACACGTAATCCGCTGCCGCGGCCACCTCCTGCAGGGCATCAAGCAGCCTTTGCTGGTCCTGGGGCTTCACATTGGCCAGTTCCTGGATGCCGGAGCCTCCCGGGATCACCTGCACCCCGGCGGGCCCGTCGATAATAACATCCCTTAGTTCCTTCCGGCCGTACAGTACATCATACAAAGTATAGCGGGGCACTAGACCCATTAAAATATCCAAATTAGCTAATCCCAAATCCGCATCAAAAATGACCACTTTCTTGCCCCTCTGGGCCAGGGCAATGGACAGGTTAACCACTAAATTGCTTTTCCCCACTCCCCCTTTGCCGCTGGCTACGGCAATGATGCGGGTACCGGCCGTTTGCTTGACAGGTGGTGGCGATTGTTTCTTAACACTGTCATGGACTAGCTCCCGTAATCGCGCCGCTTGGTCCTTCATTATGCCAATGCCTCCACCATCAAAGTAGCTAATGCCTTCGGTTCGGCCTGCAGGATATCATCAGGCACGTTTTGGCCGGTGGTGACGTAGGCCACGGGACAACCCGTATGATTGGCCACATTGATGATGGTGCCTAAAGAACGGGTCTCGTCGGCTTTGGTAAAAATCAGGTGATCATAGCTTGCCAGTTGAAAATCCTTGGCAATCCGGAGCATATCCCTGGATTTGGTGGTACAGCTTAAGACCAGAAAAGTGATCTTATCCGGCACTGCATCCAGCATCAGCTTCAGTTCCTTTAACTGTTCCGTATTCTTGGAAGGCCGGCCGGCCGTATCAATGAAAATGGCATCTTTATCGCGATGTTTCTCCACCGCCTGCGCCATTTCCTCCGGCGTCATCACCACTTCCAAAGGTACGTTTAAAATATCCGCATAAGTCCTCAATTGGTCTACCGCACCGATCCGGTAAGTGTCAGCGGTAATGAGGGCTGTTTTCTTGTGTTGAAAGAGAGCCGCGTGGGCCGCCAGCTTCGCCAGGGTGGTAGTCTTGCCGACCCCGGTGGGACCCACGAAACAGTAAATGCGTCCATCCACCGGCTTAATATATTGAGAGAGCAGCTCCGTCATATGCCGGATCAGCACCTCTTTTTCCTGCCCACCCCCCGGCTGTCCCAACCTTTCCGCCAGCCGGGCACTGATGTCCTGATCAATGTCCATTTGGCTGAGTAACTCCTGCCAAAGGGAGCCAAAAGAGGGCAATGGGGGCCGGGAAGAAGGCGGTACCGATGCATTTCTTAAATCCTGCAGCATCTGCCTCAATTCCTTGATCTCCTGCCGCAGTTCATTTTCTTCCCCTTGAGCCGCAGCCACTTCTTCCAGGGCAGCGGTGACTTCCAGCTGGCGCAAGCCGAAAAACCTCCGCCAGCCCG
The DNA window shown above is from Clostridia bacterium and carries:
- a CDS encoding MinD/ParA family protein, which gives rise to MKDQAARLRELVHDSVKKQSPPPVKQTAGTRIIAVASGKGGVGKSNLVVNLSIALAQRGKKVVIFDADLGLANLDILMGLVPRYTLYDVLYGRKELRDVIIDGPAGVQVIPGGSGIQELANVKPQDQQRLLDALQEVAAAADYVFIDTGAGISRVVVGFLAAAQEVIIVTTTEPTSLTDAYGVIKILAKYGEHAEIKTVINRVNSLQEGENAGRRLKMTALRFLNLELESLGCIREDKMLIKAVKEQQPVLLKYPFSHAAEDIQVIAGNLSNTVVPRPFGVQKFLNRLHRLFC
- a CDS encoding flagellar biosynthesis protein FlhF; the encoded protein is MIVRRYLASTMPEAMERIRKELGPDAVILSTRTVPGPGWRRFFGLRQLEVTAALEEVAAAQGEENELRQEIKELRQMLQDLRNASVPPSSRPPLPSFGSLWQELLSQMDIDQDISARLAERLGQPGGGQEKEVLIRHMTELLSQYIKPVDGRIYCFVGPTGVGKTTTLAKLAAHAALFQHKKTALITADTYRIGAVDQLRTYADILNVPLEVVMTPEEMAQAVEKHRDKDAIFIDTAGRPSKNTEQLKELKLMLDAVPDKITFLVLSCTTKSRDMLRIAKDFQLASYDHLIFTKADETRSLGTIINVANHTGCPVAYVTTGQNVPDDILQAEPKALATLMVEALA